One Staphylococcus simiae genomic region harbors:
- the rpsG gene encoding 30S ribosomal protein S7, whose protein sequence is MPRKGSVPKRDVLPDPIHNSKLVTKLINKIMLDGKRGTAQRILYSAFDLVEQRSGRDALEVFEEAINNIMPVLEVKARRVGGSNYQVPVEVRPERRTTLGLRWLVNYARLRGEKTMEDRLANEILDAANNTGGAVKKREDTHKMAEANKAFAHYRW, encoded by the coding sequence ATGCCTCGTAAAGGATCAGTACCTAAAAGAGACGTATTACCAGATCCAATTCATAACTCTAAGTTAGTAACAAAGTTAATTAACAAAATTATGTTAGATGGTAAACGTGGAACAGCACAAAGAATTCTTTATTCAGCATTCGACTTAGTTGAACAACGTAGTGGTCGTGATGCATTAGAAGTATTCGAAGAAGCAATCAACAATATTATGCCAGTATTAGAAGTTAAAGCACGTCGTGTTGGTGGTTCTAACTATCAAGTACCTGTAGAAGTTCGTCCAGAACGTCGTACTACTTTAGGATTACGTTGGTTAGTTAACTATGCACGTCTTCGTGGTGAAAAAACGATGGAAGACCGTTTAGCTAACGAAATTTTAGATGCAGCAAATAATACAGGTGGTGCCGTTAAGAAACGTGAGGATACTCACAAA